One genomic region from Thermoplasmata archaeon encodes:
- a CDS encoding acetate--CoA ligase family protein, translating into MSGNEHEIKRLLESYGIKRPEYWIVPPSDFSEILSSLPRGKRFVAKVLDGEIKHKSEVGAVHVDLTKDELGVVIMNFWHKFPQRAILIEEYIPHAVEFILGVKKDENFELVVCFGAGGFLTEIYGDIAFSKLPLTKKEIVRMVNSTKISAVFKGFRGIHYDYVAIEKAVNGIQKLFDEKGDDVAQLEINPFIICDSEPVALDAKIVLTT; encoded by the coding sequence ATGTCGGGAAACGAACATGAAATAAAACGCCTTCTTGAGAGTTATGGAATAAAGAGACCAGAATACTGGATTGTGCCGCCCTCTGATTTTTCTGAGATATTGTCCTCACTTCCTCGCGGAAAGCGATTTGTAGCAAAAGTTTTAGATGGAGAAATAAAACATAAGAGTGAAGTGGGGGCAGTTCATGTAGACCTCACAAAAGATGAACTTGGGGTAGTAATAATGAATTTCTGGCATAAATTTCCGCAGAGAGCAATCCTCATAGAAGAATACATTCCGCATGCCGTTGAGTTTATTCTAGGTGTAAAAAAGGATGAAAACTTTGAGCTTGTGGTTTGCTTCGGTGCGGGTGGTTTTTTAACTGAAATTTATGGGGACATTGCTTTCAGCAAGCTTCCACTTACCAAAAAAGAGATTGTAAGAATGGTTAATTCTACAAAAATTTCAGCTGTTTTTAAGGGCTTTAGGGGCATCCACTATGACTATGTAGCAATTGAAAAAGCAGTCAATGGAATCCAGAAATTATTTGATGAAAAGGGCGACGATGTTGCCCAGCTAGAAATAAATCCTTTCATAATTTGTGATTCTGAGCCGGTCGCATTAGATGCAAAAATTGTTTTAACTACATAA
- a CDS encoding NosD domain-containing protein produces the protein MKKALLAFITILLVFGIVRASGDGYSSVRDLTLHPPIHISDNTEFNASNGVSAGSGTAADPYIISDLEIDAQGGAFGIYIEFTNVYFRIVNCTVYNATKCVISPYGCGIALNFVSNGTVENCTIYANKYNGIWVRSSTLVHLSGNHLYNNAQNGIMVANSDNVVVAGNNVADNGEAGILLQNTLNTTVQSNTLTKNDIQINGDAVNYWVAHSIDNNLVNGKPAIYIKSQSGQTLNADYGQLIIANSTAININSITIKNASIGLQIGFSSDVKITTSKFSENKLCGISAYKSTNIDIMNCTITANGKHGLFADGSTALAIHQCYIAQNGENGIHFMETQDSQIAENQIVSNTQYGVYITFGSTSNEIHHNDFIGNNGATASYDANHTQAYDSTGGNSWCPDNYGNYWNDWHSPDADNNFVVDAPYQLDGVAGVKDEFPLMSQHNFIWIYHTPIKYVEENSEIKVDALLHTVSPVSGVELKYLPLQGSQYLSIQMNLVSTDGIYEATIPAQSGTGYLKYYITASVSSSSMRTPTYICIVGELVMNVSISLSQTQINPGGTTTVMVSVKDASTQAVLAGAEVTLGSANLAGSFDKQTGYTDGNGIFVANFTADSGAPGSTGKITASVSASGYKPGSAEVSLTIFSTSGTPSAPTNLLATAGDQQVTLTWQQPSNDGGSPITAYKVYWGTTSGSYTNSQNVGNVLTYTVTGLTNGQTYYFAVSAINSVGEGPKSTEVSATPSGGAQQLYNLTVSISLSQTQIIAGNFSMVTILVENATSGEPVANAYVSLSTVDVPGTFEQQSGYTNSNGEFTTKFTAGDVSENTTGKILADVSASGYNPANVQKSITVYPAGTSLHTMSVSIEVSSAELKAGETIAITVTVQDENSQPISGANVTLELLPLLGTIDNVAKTTDDAGRATFSFTANSNVEKDTMVTLKAKATKTGYADAEKSVTISVKKKAEAKTTPGFELLLLCAAIGGGIIVTSRKFSKLFAR, from the coding sequence ATGAAAAAAGCATTGTTGGCTTTCATCACAATCCTGCTGGTTTTCGGGATTGTCAGGGCTTCTGGCGATGGCTATAGTTCTGTGAGGGATTTGACATTGCATCCACCCATCCACATTTCAGACAATACCGAATTTAACGCCTCCAATGGTGTGAGTGCTGGCAGTGGCACAGCAGCAGACCCATACATCATTTCAGACCTTGAAATTGATGCCCAGGGTGGTGCATTTGGAATTTACATAGAATTTACCAATGTTTATTTCAGGATTGTGAATTGCACTGTTTACAATGCTACGAAGTGCGTGATTTCTCCCTATGGCTGCGGCATTGCCCTCAACTTTGTGAGCAATGGAACAGTGGAAAACTGCACAATTTACGCAAATAAATACAATGGTATCTGGGTAAGGAGCTCAACGCTTGTGCACCTCTCTGGAAATCATCTTTACAACAATGCCCAGAATGGCATCATGGTTGCAAATTCTGATAATGTGGTTGTGGCAGGAAACAATGTGGCAGATAATGGAGAGGCGGGAATTTTGCTCCAGAATACCCTGAACACAACTGTCCAGAGCAATACACTCACCAAGAATGATATCCAGATTAATGGAGATGCAGTAAATTACTGGGTTGCCCATTCAATTGATAATAACCTTGTTAACGGAAAACCAGCAATTTACATAAAATCCCAGAGCGGGCAAACACTGAATGCGGATTATGGCCAGCTAATTATTGCAAACAGCACTGCAATAAACATCAACAGCATTACAATCAAAAATGCATCCATTGGCCTGCAAATTGGCTTTTCCAGCGATGTTAAAATCACTACATCAAAATTCAGTGAAAACAAATTGTGTGGAATATCTGCTTACAAATCTACGAATATAGATATAATGAACTGCACAATCACTGCAAATGGAAAGCATGGCTTATTCGCAGATGGTTCTACTGCCCTCGCAATCCATCAGTGTTACATTGCTCAAAATGGTGAAAACGGAATTCATTTTATGGAGACACAGGATTCGCAAATCGCAGAGAACCAGATTGTGAGTAATACCCAGTATGGAGTTTACATCACTTTTGGCTCAACTTCAAATGAAATTCATCATAATGATTTCATAGGGAACAATGGAGCAACTGCAAGTTATGATGCAAACCATACTCAAGCTTATGACAGCACAGGCGGAAACTCCTGGTGCCCTGACAATTACGGCAATTACTGGAATGATTGGCATTCTCCTGATGCGGATAACAACTTTGTAGTGGATGCTCCATACCAGTTGGATGGCGTTGCTGGTGTGAAAGACGAATTTCCGCTAATGAGCCAGCACAACTTCATCTGGATATACCACACACCAATTAAGTATGTTGAAGAAAATTCAGAGATCAAGGTGGATGCTCTGCTTCATACAGTTTCGCCTGTTTCAGGTGTGGAATTGAAGTATCTTCCTCTCCAAGGTAGCCAGTATCTCAGCATCCAGATGAACCTTGTGTCAACCGACGGCATCTACGAAGCCACAATCCCAGCACAGAGTGGCACAGGTTATCTGAAATACTATATCACGGCCAGTGTTTCAAGTTCATCAATGCGAACACCCACATATATCTGCATTGTTGGAGAGCTTGTTATGAATGTGAGTATCTCACTCTCACAAACCCAGATTAATCCTGGTGGAACAACCACGGTAATGGTTAGCGTGAAAGATGCAAGCACCCAGGCAGTGCTGGCTGGAGCAGAGGTGACGCTTGGAAGTGCAAATCTGGCTGGAAGTTTCGACAAACAAACTGGTTACACAGACGGTAACGGAATCTTTGTTGCAAATTTCACAGCAGATAGTGGTGCACCAGGCAGCACAGGAAAAATTACTGCAAGTGTAAGTGCCAGTGGCTACAAGCCCGGCAGTGCCGAGGTCTCTCTCACAATCTTCTCTACTTCTGGCACTCCTTCAGCACCCACAAATCTTCTTGCAACCGCTGGAGACCAGCAAGTTACTCTCACCTGGCAACAACCCTCGAACGATGGCGGCTCTCCAATCACTGCCTACAAAGTTTACTGGGGTACAACAAGTGGTTCTTACACAAACAGCCAGAATGTGGGAAATGTGTTAACATACACAGTCACGGGGTTAACAAATGGACAGACCTATTACTTTGCGGTGAGTGCAATAAATTCAGTGGGTGAAGGTCCGAAAAGCACAGAGGTGAGTGCGACACCATCAGGTGGTGCACAACAACTCTACAACTTAACTGTGAGTATCTCTCTTTCCCAGACCCAAATAATTGCAGGGAATTTCTCCATGGTCACGATTCTGGTGGAAAATGCTACGAGTGGAGAACCAGTGGCAAATGCATATGTGAGTTTGAGTACTGTGGATGTGCCAGGAACATTCGAACAGCAGAGCGGCTACACAAACAGTAATGGAGAGTTCACAACGAAATTTACCGCAGGAGATGTTTCTGAGAATACAACAGGCAAAATCCTTGCAGATGTGAGTGCTAGCGGGTATAATCCAGCAAATGTTCAAAAATCCATCACAGTTTATCCGGCTGGAACTTCTCTTCACACAATGAGCGTGAGCATTGAGGTGAGCAGTGCAGAGCTGAAGGCAGGAGAAACCATTGCAATCACTGTGACGGTACAAGACGAGAACAGCCAGCCCATTTCTGGTGCAAATGTGACGCTTGAATTGTTGCCTCTACTCGGGACAATAGACAATGTTGCAAAGACCACAGATGATGCTGGCCGTGCCACTTTTTCCTTCACTGCAAACTCTAATGTGGAAAAAGATACGATGGTGACGCTGAAGGCAAAGGCAACGAAGACGGGCTACGCTGATGCTGAGAAATCCGTAACAATCTCGGTTAAGAAGAAAGCGGAGGCAAAGACCACACCTGGATTTGAGTTGCTGCTGCTCTGTGCTGCAATTGGTGGTGGGATAATCGTAACCTCAAGGAAGTTTTCCAAATTATTCGCAAGGTAG
- a CDS encoding tetratricopeptide repeat protein: MLHLPPEFVARDQEFAFLKQKLEKAGQKTGSTIFIAGESGVGKTRLVEELISVAEKQGFQVFRGQCFLESLAPYTPISAVLRDAGLDHLLTETKPLRLEALYAVNKGGVIVAKHERLEALDADIFMGMVTAVETFVKDSVSQMQKKEAREEIGHMGYGNFFITNVPGKLLNLVAVTTGRENEYLISEMRELLERIEKEFASAISSSQGTQIAGIEERLKGLFLTGKYEGIDYAEDDVRIRQANLLENVTRGLQRISKQKPVLIFIDDLQWSDPSSLAMLHYIARNTRKNAVLVLGAYRSEEIVTRYDGKVHQLVEAMEKMEKEELLEKIELKRLDKEGCHTLICRVLGTEINPEFTEKIYTETEGNTFFVIEILKNLYEEKQLYFDRGEWHYNLATMQIPKRIYEVVLRRLQRLAREERELLDAASVLGEEFTSNILARITEMNRVRVVKLLLNIERIHKLIKALREKYRFEHAKIREVLYAELGEELKTLYHEIAGKMLEEEYREGKAEVAGDIVYHYSKAGNREKVIEYGLPAGKLAKERFANEDAIKFYKAVLEAMGDEAGYKELRMQVLEELGEVLELTGNYDEALVVLKIWIAELITEKPVEAGVISRKRCEIYIQKGEYEKAMAEVERGEQLLTGVEKGRIELARVWGVKGLVYERKGEYEKAIEWQEKAYEVFEKANVEKEMASTIHRIGTCYWYLGEYEKAMEFYSKALTIRERRGDLRELAGTYNGMGVLYHDKGDYEKALWFYTKSQELMEKIGDVWGIATSYNNIGILYQDKGEYEKALCFYTKSMELREKIGDVRGIASSYNNIGLIYHEKGEYENALVFYTKSLELMEKIGNLRGIAISYNTIGLLYYDEGEYDKALEYHTKGIELAGKIGDKSTLCKGMLAMVECFLALKDFESCRKTLEEAKGIVSELGLKELEGVFLAVSGKLLAAEGNVTEGNEALAKAVEIYESIGKLDIDYYKALFELAKLRKDKGLLDKALAFFEKIGNKEWEEKARAEIGKV, translated from the coding sequence ATGCTACATTTACCACCAGAATTTGTTGCAAGGGATCAAGAGTTTGCGTTTCTGAAGCAGAAGCTTGAGAAGGCAGGGCAGAAAACTGGCTCAACCATTTTTATTGCTGGCGAGAGTGGAGTGGGCAAGACACGGCTCGTTGAGGAATTGATTTCTGTTGCTGAAAAACAGGGCTTCCAGGTGTTCAGAGGCCAATGCTTTCTTGAGTCCCTGGCACCCTACACACCTATTTCCGCGGTGCTGAGAGATGCAGGGCTGGACCATCTGCTCACAGAAACAAAACCGCTAAGACTTGAGGCACTCTATGCTGTGAACAAGGGCGGTGTGATTGTGGCCAAACATGAAAGGCTTGAAGCCCTTGATGCTGACATTTTCATGGGGATGGTGACAGCAGTTGAAACCTTTGTGAAGGACTCTGTTTCCCAGATGCAGAAAAAAGAAGCGAGAGAGGAGATTGGCCACATGGGTTATGGGAATTTTTTCATCACGAATGTACCTGGCAAGTTGCTGAACCTTGTTGCAGTAACCACAGGTAGAGAGAACGAGTATCTGATTTCAGAGATGCGGGAGTTGCTGGAGAGAATTGAGAAGGAGTTTGCTAGTGCAATTTCAAGCAGCCAAGGGACACAGATTGCTGGGATTGAAGAGCGGCTCAAGGGATTGTTTCTCACAGGAAAGTACGAGGGCATTGATTATGCTGAAGATGATGTAAGGATAAGGCAGGCAAATTTGCTTGAGAATGTAACAAGAGGATTGCAGCGAATATCTAAGCAGAAGCCAGTGCTGATATTCATTGATGATTTGCAATGGAGCGACCCCTCAAGTTTAGCAATGCTGCACTATATAGCAAGAAACACGAGGAAAAATGCGGTGCTCGTTCTTGGGGCATACAGAAGCGAGGAAATTGTGACAAGGTATGATGGTAAGGTTCACCAGCTCGTTGAGGCAATGGAGAAAATGGAGAAGGAAGAGTTGCTCGAGAAGATTGAGTTGAAACGGCTGGACAAGGAAGGATGCCATACGCTCATCTGCAGAGTTCTCGGCACTGAAATAAACCCAGAATTCACAGAAAAGATTTACACCGAGACAGAGGGCAACACCTTTTTTGTGATTGAAATTCTGAAGAACCTATACGAGGAGAAACAACTGTATTTTGACAGGGGCGAGTGGCATTACAACTTAGCAACAATGCAGATTCCGAAGAGAATCTACGAGGTCGTGCTTAGACGCTTGCAGCGACTGGCAAGGGAGGAGAGAGAATTGCTGGATGCAGCAAGTGTGCTTGGTGAGGAATTCACCTCAAATATTCTTGCCAGAATTACAGAGATGAACCGTGTGCGGGTTGTGAAATTACTTCTGAACATAGAGAGGATTCACAAGTTAATCAAGGCACTGAGAGAAAAATACCGCTTTGAGCATGCAAAAATTCGAGAAGTGCTTTATGCAGAGCTTGGCGAGGAGCTAAAAACCCTCTATCATGAGATTGCCGGGAAAATGCTTGAGGAGGAATACAGGGAAGGGAAGGCGGAGGTGGCAGGGGACATTGTTTACCACTACAGCAAGGCGGGAAATCGGGAGAAAGTGATAGAGTATGGACTGCCTGCAGGGAAACTTGCAAAGGAAAGATTTGCAAATGAAGATGCAATCAAGTTCTACAAGGCAGTGCTAGAAGCAATGGGAGATGAAGCTGGCTACAAAGAACTGAGGATGCAGGTGCTGGAGGAGCTTGGAGAGGTGCTAGAGCTGACTGGAAACTATGATGAGGCATTGGTTGTTCTTAAAATTTGGATAGCAGAGCTGATAACAGAAAAACCTGTTGAGGCGGGAGTAATCTCCAGAAAGCGGTGCGAGATTTACATTCAAAAAGGAGAATACGAGAAAGCAATGGCTGAAGTAGAGCGAGGGGAGCAACTGCTTACTGGTGTAGAAAAAGGAAGGATTGAACTTGCAAGGGTATGGGGTGTAAAAGGCTTGGTTTACGAGCGAAAAGGGGAGTACGAAAAGGCAATAGAGTGGCAGGAGAAAGCCTATGAAGTGTTTGAAAAGGCAAATGTAGAGAAAGAGATGGCAAGTACAATCCATAGAATTGGAACATGTTACTGGTATCTCGGAGAGTACGAAAAAGCAATGGAGTTTTATTCAAAAGCCCTGACAATACGTGAGAGAAGAGGGGATTTGCGTGAACTAGCAGGAACTTACAATGGCATGGGAGTTCTCTATCACGACAAGGGCGACTATGAGAAGGCACTGTGGTTCTACACAAAGAGCCAAGAATTGATGGAGAAAATCGGGGATGTGTGGGGCATTGCAACTTCCTACAACAACATTGGAATTCTCTATCAGGACAAAGGAGAATACGAGAAGGCACTGTGTTTTTACACAAAGAGTATGGAATTGAGAGAGAAAATTGGTGACGTGAGGGGAATTGCAAGTTCCTATAACAATATAGGCCTTATCTATCACGAGAAAGGAGAATACGAGAATGCACTAGTATTTTACACAAAGAGCCTGGAATTGATGGAGAAAATCGGAAATCTAAGGGGGATTGCGATTTCTTACAACACCATAGGACTTCTCTATTACGACGAGGGAGAGTACGATAAGGCACTAGAGTATCACACAAAAGGCATTGAGCTTGCTGGAAAAATTGGGGATAAATCAACATTGTGCAAGGGGATGCTGGCGATGGTGGAGTGTTTTCTTGCATTAAAAGATTTTGAGAGCTGCAGAAAAACTCTGGAGGAGGCAAAGGGAATTGTTAGCGAGCTCGGTTTGAAAGAACTGGAAGGTGTTTTCCTTGCTGTATCAGGTAAACTTCTTGCTGCAGAGGGTAATGTGACTGAGGGGAACGAAGCCCTAGCAAAGGCAGTTGAGATTTACGAAAGTATTGGCAAACTGGATATAGATTACTACAAGGCTTTGTTTGAACTCGCGAAGCTTCGGAAGGACAAGGGGTTGCTGGACAAAGCACTGGCTTTCTTTGAGAAGATTGGGAACAAGGAATGGGAGGAGAAGGCGAGAGCGGAGATTGGGAAGGTATAG
- a CDS encoding DNA repair exonuclease, producing the protein MSLLDYVREEASEKKTESQNTNQIIERSTKNLRDNQVKIPAKKKIRFVHLADVHLGAFKAQHEALRDAPAKLLKMVVEFCKEYDVDFILIAGDLFHGNVVKIEVQKEAASILTDADEHGIRVYVVYGSHDASPTHSSSVDVLAAAKRITSVERMEYGENEKIQLQPVIDKTGVAIVGVHGRKREIEAAYLAALDFEALEKIPKPRIFLLHSAVAEYRPDFLREDEGVPLSLIPKNFDYYACGHVHRRSVNLVKGYGPIVYPGALFGSSTKDLEENTERLPGIYLLDFDDKIGEENLTFVDVYSLAELTGHPGEIPDIMFAQFSFGTTTPGEVEEQLKNWIEKKELSNTIVYLKVEGKLSEGKRSQIPFEAIAKAGIERGAIDVLVNREGLREPIDEIEHVVHGESVAEIEWKVAEEVFQDKEAARQALKFLHILGAEKLEGESDKDYFGRIKSEVWKELGLGGE; encoded by the coding sequence ATGAGTTTGTTGGACTATGTGCGGGAAGAAGCATCTGAGAAAAAGACGGAATCTCAGAATACAAACCAGATTATCGAAAGAAGCACGAAAAACCTGAGAGATAACCAGGTAAAAATTCCAGCCAAAAAAAAGATAAGGTTTGTCCATCTTGCGGATGTCCACCTCGGGGCATTCAAAGCCCAGCATGAGGCATTGAGAGATGCACCTGCAAAACTTCTGAAAATGGTTGTGGAGTTCTGCAAAGAATACGATGTGGATTTCATTTTAATTGCTGGTGACCTCTTCCATGGAAATGTGGTGAAAATAGAGGTGCAAAAGGAGGCTGCATCAATTCTGACGGATGCGGATGAGCACGGGATAAGGGTTTATGTGGTTTATGGTTCCCATGATGCCAGTCCGACGCACAGCTCTTCCGTGGATGTGCTTGCTGCTGCAAAGAGAATCACTTCTGTGGAGAGAATGGAATATGGGGAGAATGAAAAAATCCAACTTCAGCCAGTGATTGATAAAACTGGTGTTGCGATTGTTGGCGTGCATGGACGAAAGCGAGAGATTGAGGCGGCGTATCTAGCAGCACTGGATTTTGAGGCACTTGAAAAAATCCCGAAACCAAGGATTTTTCTCTTGCATTCCGCAGTTGCAGAGTATCGCCCAGATTTTTTGCGGGAAGATGAAGGCGTTCCTCTTTCTCTAATTCCTAAAAACTTTGATTACTATGCATGTGGGCATGTGCACAGGAGAAGTGTGAACCTTGTAAAGGGGTATGGACCAATAGTATATCCTGGTGCTCTTTTCGGCTCAAGCACGAAAGACCTTGAAGAAAACACTGAGAGATTGCCTGGCATCTATCTTCTGGACTTTGACGACAAAATTGGTGAAGAAAATCTTACATTTGTGGATGTTTATTCTCTTGCAGAACTCACTGGGCATCCAGGTGAAATTCCCGACATAATGTTTGCTCAATTTTCTTTCGGAACCACGACTCCTGGCGAGGTGGAGGAGCAACTTAAAAACTGGATTGAGAAGAAGGAATTGAGCAACACAATTGTGTATTTGAAGGTGGAGGGAAAGCTTTCTGAGGGCAAACGCTCACAGATTCCATTTGAAGCAATTGCGAAAGCTGGTATCGAAAGGGGAGCAATTGATGTGCTTGTAAACAGAGAAGGGCTTAGAGAGCCAATAGATGAGATTGAGCATGTAGTCCATGGAGAGAGTGTTGCGGAGATTGAATGGAAGGTGGCAGAAGAAGTTTTTCAGGATAAGGAGGCAGCGAGGCAAGCGCTAAAGTTCTTACACATTCTTGGTGCTGAGAAACTTGAGGGTGAAAGTGATAAGGATTATTTTGGAAGAATCAAGAGTGAGGTCTGGAAAGAACTAGGGCTGGGAGGTGAGTAA
- a CDS encoding SMC family ATPase: protein MQIRKILLENIRSYVQEEIEFPNGLNFLQGDIGAGKSTILMAVKFALFGKSRGLDYTQLLREGAREGSVKLTFVANGKEYTIARRLRRKTGRKKGEVVEGIEQEKVVIEDEHSRQELSPTEADELILKIVSPRGRVEKKAFSKMYEFALYVPQEQMKEILANLKQEREAKKKTISQLFGCEVYGMARVNANEVRKMLEREIEVGMARLGENFVEIERREQELNVESVQLETMMSEAGKIEQEIEVLKHEVAELRGKLKNFEELRRKKEGLEKEKSGLVARRDQIGREIERAKRDIEKLGKELEEGRRQVEVLQPIHENYLQIAKSIEKEKEKKKRVDRIEVQIGERLGKLEALKEQISNLETVVAGSEELEKKIEEYGNLEIELEKLEAEKEENTAKISRLRTEIGMLKEEIETAEKEKKEMTGLTKMQACPKCKQPLTKEHIERIVNEIEEKVGEKRKAMSEKENMVKKVNARQVFLESQIKEKRKLVKEREKLLQMLREIEQKRKELVDKKKRRECVEGEIEGLRREVESIGFDPQRYAENEKKLSELNQYEEKWKKLVVVLEEGEKQLEKLRGSIEEMEKNSLLVSQHLIELEKELAEIGYDEQEHGKTQQMLNEKFGELKGKEAKIAEIRKQVEEKRKRIAEIEKEVEELRAIRGRIEKMSGYLGWLEKLIKCYEEIEKNVLREAKYRIEAELRTFFQQLVENSEMEITLDEDFTPEIMVGDGYTRPFENLSGGEGTALSLAYRLALNKVLTRDFFGENALLILDEPTDGFSSEQINSLRELLGRIKESYGDGQIFVVSHEQELEGAADTVYEVMQTSNGTKVKMRGANANS, encoded by the coding sequence GTGCAGATAAGAAAGATTCTGCTTGAAAACATAAGGAGCTATGTTCAGGAGGAGATAGAGTTTCCTAACGGACTCAATTTTCTTCAGGGCGACATTGGGGCTGGAAAAAGCACAATTCTGATGGCTGTGAAATTTGCGTTGTTTGGCAAGAGCCGTGGCCTTGACTACACACAACTTTTGAGGGAAGGTGCAAGAGAAGGTTCTGTCAAATTGACCTTTGTTGCAAATGGCAAAGAATACACAATAGCAAGGAGATTGCGGAGGAAGACTGGCAGGAAAAAGGGAGAGGTGGTTGAGGGAATTGAGCAGGAGAAAGTTGTAATTGAAGATGAGCACAGCAGGCAAGAACTCTCACCAACTGAAGCGGATGAGCTAATCCTGAAAATAGTGAGTCCTAGAGGGAGAGTAGAAAAAAAGGCATTTTCAAAGATGTATGAATTTGCGCTCTATGTCCCGCAAGAGCAAATGAAGGAAATTCTCGCCAATTTGAAACAGGAGAGAGAAGCAAAGAAGAAAACCATTTCCCAGCTTTTTGGCTGTGAGGTTTATGGGATGGCAAGAGTGAATGCGAATGAGGTAAGGAAAATGCTGGAGAGGGAGATAGAGGTCGGAATGGCGAGATTGGGGGAGAATTTTGTTGAAATCGAGCGAAGGGAGCAAGAACTGAATGTTGAAAGTGTTCAACTGGAAACGATGATGAGTGAAGCAGGAAAGATTGAGCAGGAAATTGAAGTTTTAAAGCATGAAGTTGCGGAGTTGAGGGGAAAGCTGAAAAACTTTGAGGAATTGCGGAGAAAGAAGGAAGGTTTGGAGAAGGAAAAAAGTGGTTTAGTTGCTAGGAGAGACCAGATTGGACGGGAAATTGAAAGAGCCAAGAGGGATATTGAGAAGCTGGGGAAGGAACTTGAGGAGGGAAGAAGACAGGTTGAAGTGCTGCAGCCAATTCACGAGAACTATCTCCAGATTGCTAAATCCATTGAAAAGGAGAAAGAGAAAAAGAAGAGGGTGGATAGAATTGAGGTGCAGATTGGAGAACGGTTGGGTAAGCTGGAGGCATTGAAAGAGCAGATTTCCAATCTGGAAACTGTTGTTGCAGGTTCTGAGGAATTAGAAAAGAAGATTGAGGAGTATGGGAATCTAGAAATTGAGTTGGAGAAGCTTGAGGCAGAGAAGGAGGAGAATACAGCAAAGATTTCGAGGTTGAGAACTGAAATTGGAATGCTGAAGGAAGAGATTGAGACAGCTGAGAAAGAAAAAAAAGAGATGACTGGGCTTACAAAAATGCAGGCGTGTCCAAAGTGCAAACAGCCACTCACAAAAGAGCATATCGAGCGGATTGTAAATGAGATTGAGGAAAAAGTGGGGGAGAAAAGGAAAGCGATGAGCGAAAAGGAGAATATGGTAAAGAAAGTGAATGCAAGACAGGTTTTTCTGGAGAGCCAGATTAAGGAGAAGCGGAAACTGGTGAAGGAAAGGGAGAAGCTTCTCCAGATGCTTAGGGAGATTGAGCAAAAGAGAAAGGAATTGGTGGATAAGAAAAAGAGGCGCGAATGTGTTGAAGGAGAGATAGAAGGGTTAAGGAGAGAGGTTGAATCTATCGGGTTTGACCCACAGCGCTATGCCGAGAATGAAAAAAAGCTTTCTGAACTTAACCAGTATGAGGAGAAATGGAAGAAGCTGGTTGTGGTGCTTGAGGAAGGAGAAAAGCAGCTGGAAAAACTCAGAGGGAGCATAGAGGAGATGGAAAAGAATTCTCTGCTGGTTAGCCAGCATCTAATTGAGCTTGAGAAGGAGCTGGCGGAAATTGGATATGATGAGCAGGAACATGGAAAAACCCAGCAAATGCTGAATGAAAAGTTTGGCGAGCTGAAAGGAAAGGAGGCAAAGATTGCTGAGATACGGAAACAGGTTGAGGAGAAAAGAAAGAGAATTGCAGAGATTGAAAAAGAAGTGGAGGAGTTGCGGGCTATCAGAGGCAGGATAGAAAAGATGAGTGGGTATCTGGGCTGGCTTGAAAAATTGATAAAATGTTACGAGGAGATTGAGAAAAATGTGCTTAGAGAGGCAAAGTACAGGATTGAGGCAGAACTCAGAACTTTCTTCCAGCAATTGGTTGAAAACTCCGAGATGGAAATCACGCTTGACGAGGATTTCACACCAGAAATCATGGTGGGAGATGGTTACACACGCCCATTTGAAAATTTGAGTGGTGGCGAGGGCACAGCTCTTTCGCTTGCTTACCGCCTTGCACTGAATAAGGTGCTCACAAGGGATTTCTTTGGGGAGAATGCATTGCTTATTCTAGACGAGCCCACTGACGGATTCTCCAGTGAGCAGATAAACTCTCTGCGAGAGTTGCTTGGCAGAATCAAGGAGAGCTATGGAGATGGCCAGATTTTTGTGGTTTCCCATGAGCAGGAACTGGAAGGGGCTGCAGATACTGTGTATGAAGTGATGCAAACCAGCAATGGGACAAAAGTCAAAATGAGGGGTGCGAATGCAAACAGCTGA